The [Pseudomonas] carboxydohydrogena genome includes a window with the following:
- a CDS encoding DUF5677 domain-containing protein: MSDESNENSTGLFTQIEDIKIADVSDTRLEGFESEDEFNALSVELLIEVGSYICVAGSILPGQTGRWNRNQAILGGHLVRLYKLISALLDQVCQRRREITFIIARLTFECIVNLRFLIRHSKNPEIFDSYVAYSFKQEKRLHNRISENIEKRDGDILPVEKRMLASIARAVNMSEMNLDNLSPSKPKEWGNKNLYQRAEEIGLHKVYLGTFGGPSAAVHGNWMDLLEMHLESEDETEGFTPSLTWTHPRPQIADTTALLAVDAVKDYFQLLFEEDSEFFDDRLDDLFHRIHRAMEAHEAFLINSKAL; this comes from the coding sequence TTGAGCGACGAATCCAATGAAAACTCTACGGGCTTATTTACTCAAATCGAAGACATAAAGATCGCTGATGTGAGTGATACTCGACTTGAGGGTTTCGAGTCCGAAGACGAATTTAACGCTCTTTCAGTCGAACTTCTTATCGAGGTTGGCTCATATATTTGTGTTGCCGGAAGTATTCTTCCCGGCCAGACGGGGCGTTGGAACAGAAATCAAGCCATCTTAGGCGGCCATCTAGTTCGACTCTACAAACTAATTTCCGCGCTTCTCGATCAAGTGTGCCAGCGGCGACGAGAAATCACTTTTATTATTGCTCGCCTTACCTTTGAATGCATCGTAAATCTTCGCTTTTTGATACGACATTCAAAAAATCCGGAGATTTTCGATTCTTATGTCGCTTATTCATTTAAACAGGAAAAGCGACTTCATAACAGAATCTCTGAGAATATAGAAAAGAGAGATGGAGACATCTTACCTGTCGAAAAGAGAATGCTCGCGTCAATCGCTCGCGCCGTAAATATGTCTGAGATGAATCTCGACAATTTATCGCCCTCAAAGCCAAAAGAATGGGGCAACAAAAATTTGTATCAACGCGCAGAAGAAATTGGGTTGCATAAAGTTTATTTGGGCACGTTCGGAGGGCCCTCGGCAGCCGTCCACGGTAATTGGATGGATTTGTTGGAAATGCACTTAGAAAGCGAAGACGAGACGGAGGGCTTTACACCAAGCTTAACTTGGACACATCCACGGCCACAAATAGCGGATACGACGGCGCTTCTCGCGGTGGATGCGGTCAAAGATTATTTTCAGCTGCTATTTGAAGAAGACAGTGAGTTCTTCGATGATCGTCTTGATGATTTATTCCATCGAATTCATAGGGCGATGGAAGCTCACGAGGCGTTCCTGATCAATTCTAAAGCGCTCTAA
- a CDS encoding c-type cytochrome yields the protein MKSSSLRLMALAIALLPVTTATYAADGKDIAANGTSNGAPGCSSCHGEQGEGQPAAGFPRLAGLNATYIAHQLANFQDNSRKSDTMQPVAAALSNDERKAIAAYYAGLKAPKAAEDSAPDPDLVKAGASLAAVGDWPKGLPGCGQCHGSSGLGVGASFPGIAGQSAAYIETELNAWKSGERKNDPMGLMANVAKKLDDNQIKAVAAYYASLPVISSTIASGNKP from the coding sequence ATGAAGTCTTCTTCCTTGCGCCTGATGGCGCTTGCTATTGCCCTGCTGCCTGTCACGACCGCGACCTATGCGGCGGACGGCAAGGACATCGCCGCGAACGGCACCTCGAACGGCGCGCCGGGCTGCTCTTCATGCCATGGCGAGCAAGGCGAAGGACAGCCCGCCGCCGGTTTTCCCCGCCTTGCCGGGTTGAACGCGACTTACATCGCGCATCAGCTCGCGAACTTCCAAGACAATTCGCGGAAAAGCGACACCATGCAGCCGGTCGCAGCGGCGTTGAGCAATGACGAGCGCAAGGCCATCGCCGCCTATTATGCCGGTCTCAAGGCGCCGAAAGCCGCCGAGGATTCCGCGCCTGACCCCGATCTCGTCAAAGCCGGCGCTTCACTGGCCGCCGTCGGAGACTGGCCCAAAGGGTTGCCCGGATGCGGACAATGCCACGGATCGAGCGGTCTCGGCGTCGGCGCGTCATTTCCGGGCATCGCGGGACAATCCGCCGCTTACATCGAAACCGAGTTGAACGCCTGGAAATCGGGCGAGCGGAAAAACGATCCGATGGGCCTGATGGCCAACGTCGCCAAAAAACTCGACGACAATCAGATCAAGGCGGTTGCCGCTTATTACGCGAGCCTTCCGGTCATCTCCTCGACGATTGCATCGGGCAACAAGCCATGA
- a CDS encoding vitamin B12-dependent ribonucleotide reductase, with translation MRIQRRYTKVDQSPYAEISFRLTTSEIRNPDGSVVFKLDNVEVPEFWSQVASDVLAQKYFRKAGVAAKLKKVEEETVPSWLWRSVPDTEALKALPESERFIGELTAKQVFDRLAGCWTYWGWKGGYFTSEDDAHAFHDELRFMLAKQMVAPNSPQWFNTGLHWAYGIDGPGQGHYYVDWKTGKLTKSKSSYEHPQPHACFIQGIEDDLVNEGGIMDLWVREARLFKYGSGTGSNFSRLRGEGERLSGGGRSSGLMSFLKIGDRAAGAIKSGGTTRRAAKMVVVDADHPDIETYIDWKVREEQKVAALVTGSKINQKHLKAIMKACVNCEGPGDDCYLPEKNPALKREIKLARRALVTDNMIKRVIQFARQGYTDIQFDTYDTDWDSEAYLTVSGQNSNNSVSLKDDFLRAVETDGSWNLIGRTNGKVTKTLKARDLWEKIGYAAWASADPGLHFNTTMNDWHTCKASGDIRASNPCSEYMFLDDTACNLASANLLTFYDTHTRRFDTDAYEHLCRLWTVVLEISVMMAQFPSKAIAELSYEFRTLGLGYANIGGLLMTMGLSYDSKEGRALCGALSAIMTGTAYATSAEMAAELGTFPGYKKNASHMLRVIRNHRRAAHGEAAGYEALAVNPVPLDHASCPQADIVDHARAVWDRALELGKANGYRNAQTTVVAPTGTIGLVMDCDTTGIEPDFALVKFKKLAGGGYWKIINRAVPEALRALGYRESEIAEIEAYAVGHGSLSNAPGINASSLKTKGFTDEALAKVEKALPTAFDIKFVFNKWTLGEDFIRDSLHIAPEVMNAPGFDLLAALGFSRRDIEAANVHICGAMTVEGAPHLKDEHYAVFDCANPCGKVGKRYLSVESHIRMMAASQPFISGAISKTINMPNDATVDDCKSAYLLSWKLALKANALYRDGSKLSQPLNSQLIADDDDEDDAIEAFHDKPMAARATQVVEKIVERVVEHVSREREKMPDRRKGYTQKAIVGGHKVYLRTGEYDDGRLGEIFVDMHKEGAALRSFINNFAIAVSLGLQYGVPLDEYVDAFTFTRFEPAGPVQGNDSIKYATSILDYVFRELAVSYLSRYDLAHVDPSETQFDALGKGVSEGKAQSGPSKYLSKGLTRSRSDNLVVMQGGASAAVTAHNDSAPVGGSRVTAMASGAESAAALKTAEPERALSPTEKLEQQNWSKAGTAQAAAAPATLSKAERRAEAKARGYEGDMCSECSNFTLVRNGTCMKCDTCGSTTGCS, from the coding sequence ATGCGAATTCAACGCCGCTACACCAAGGTCGATCAGTCACCCTACGCCGAGATTTCCTTCCGGCTGACGACGAGCGAGATTCGCAATCCCGATGGCTCCGTGGTGTTCAAGCTCGACAATGTCGAGGTGCCGGAGTTCTGGTCGCAGGTCGCCTCCGATGTGCTGGCGCAGAAATATTTCCGCAAGGCCGGTGTCGCAGCGAAGTTGAAGAAGGTCGAGGAAGAAACCGTCCCCTCATGGCTGTGGCGCTCGGTGCCGGACACCGAGGCGCTCAAGGCCCTGCCCGAGTCCGAGCGCTTCATCGGCGAACTCACGGCAAAGCAAGTGTTCGATCGCCTCGCCGGTTGCTGGACCTATTGGGGCTGGAAGGGCGGCTACTTCACTTCCGAGGACGACGCGCACGCCTTCCATGACGAGCTGCGCTTCATGCTCGCAAAGCAGATGGTCGCGCCGAACTCGCCGCAATGGTTCAACACCGGCCTGCATTGGGCCTACGGCATCGACGGTCCCGGACAGGGCCACTATTACGTCGACTGGAAGACCGGCAAGCTGACCAAGTCGAAATCGTCGTACGAGCATCCGCAGCCGCACGCCTGCTTCATCCAGGGCATCGAGGACGATCTCGTCAACGAGGGCGGCATCATGGACCTGTGGGTGCGTGAAGCGCGCCTATTCAAATACGGCTCGGGCACCGGCTCGAACTTCTCGCGGCTGCGCGGCGAAGGCGAGAGACTGTCGGGCGGCGGCCGCTCGTCGGGCCTCATGAGCTTCCTCAAGATCGGCGACCGCGCGGCGGGCGCAATCAAGTCCGGGGGCACCACGCGCCGCGCGGCGAAGATGGTGGTGGTCGATGCCGATCATCCGGACATCGAAACCTATATCGACTGGAAGGTGCGCGAGGAGCAGAAGGTCGCGGCCCTCGTGACCGGCTCCAAGATCAACCAGAAGCACCTCAAGGCCATCATGAAGGCCTGCGTGAACTGCGAAGGCCCCGGCGACGACTGCTATCTGCCCGAGAAGAACCCCGCGCTGAAGCGCGAGATCAAGCTCGCCCGCCGCGCGCTCGTCACCGACAACATGATCAAACGCGTGATCCAGTTCGCGCGTCAGGGCTACACCGATATCCAGTTCGACACCTACGATACCGACTGGGATTCGGAAGCCTACCTCACGGTCTCCGGCCAGAACTCCAACAACTCGGTGTCGCTGAAGGACGACTTCCTGCGCGCGGTGGAGACCGATGGTTCGTGGAATCTGATCGGCCGCACCAACGGCAAGGTGACCAAGACGCTCAAGGCCCGCGATTTGTGGGAGAAGATCGGCTACGCCGCATGGGCCTCCGCCGATCCTGGCCTGCACTTCAACACCACGATGAACGACTGGCATACCTGCAAGGCGTCCGGCGACATCCGCGCGTCGAACCCGTGCTCGGAATACATGTTCCTCGACGATACGGCGTGCAACCTCGCCTCCGCGAACCTGCTGACGTTCTACGACACCCACACCCGCCGTTTTGACACCGACGCTTACGAGCATCTGTGCCGGTTGTGGACCGTCGTGCTCGAAATCTCCGTCATGATGGCGCAATTCCCGTCGAAGGCGATCGCGGAGCTGTCCTACGAATTCCGCACGCTCGGCCTCGGCTACGCCAACATCGGCGGCCTGTTGATGACCATGGGCCTGTCCTACGACTCCAAGGAGGGCCGCGCGCTGTGCGGCGCCCTCTCCGCGATCATGACCGGCACCGCCTACGCGACCTCCGCCGAAATGGCGGCCGAGCTTGGCACCTTCCCCGGCTACAAGAAGAACGCGAGCCACATGCTGCGCGTGATCCGCAACCATCGCCGCGCCGCGCATGGCGAAGCAGCCGGTTACGAGGCGCTCGCCGTCAACCCGGTGCCGCTCGACCATGCCTCCTGCCCGCAGGCGGACATCGTGGACCACGCCAGGGCGGTGTGGGACCGCGCACTGGAACTCGGCAAGGCCAACGGCTACCGCAACGCGCAGACCACGGTGGTGGCGCCGACCGGCACCATCGGCCTTGTGATGGATTGCGACACCACCGGCATCGAGCCCGACTTCGCGCTGGTGAAGTTCAAGAAGCTCGCGGGCGGCGGCTATTGGAAGATCATCAACCGCGCCGTGCCGGAAGCGCTGCGCGCGCTCGGCTATCGCGAGAGCGAGATCGCCGAGATCGAAGCCTACGCGGTGGGCCACGGCTCGCTGTCGAACGCGCCCGGCATCAACGCCTCCTCGCTCAAGACCAAGGGCTTCACCGATGAAGCGCTGGCGAAGGTCGAGAAGGCGCTGCCGACCGCCTTCGACATCAAGTTCGTGTTCAACAAGTGGACGCTGGGCGAGGATTTCATCCGCGACAGCCTGCACATCGCGCCCGAAGTGATGAACGCTCCCGGCTTCGATTTGCTCGCGGCACTCGGCTTCTCCAGACGCGACATCGAGGCCGCCAACGTCCACATCTGCGGCGCGATGACCGTGGAAGGCGCGCCGCATCTCAAGGACGAGCACTACGCGGTGTTCGACTGCGCCAACCCGTGCGGCAAGGTCGGCAAGCGTTATCTGTCGGTCGAGAGCCACATCCGCATGATGGCGGCGTCGCAGCCCTTCATCTCGGGTGCGATCTCCAAGACCATCAACATGCCGAACGACGCCACGGTGGACGACTGCAAGTCGGCGTACCTGCTATCGTGGAAGCTCGCGCTGAAAGCCAACGCGCTCTATCGCGACGGCTCGAAACTGTCGCAGCCGCTAAACTCGCAGCTCATCGCCGACGATGACGACGAGGACGATGCGATCGAGGCATTCCACGACAAGCCGATGGCCGCGCGCGCCACGCAGGTGGTGGAGAAGATCGTCGAACGCGTGGTCGAGCATGTCTCGCGCGAGCGCGAGAAGATGCCGGACCGCCGCAAGGGCTACACCCAGAAGGCCATCGTCGGCGGGCACAAGGTTTATCTGCGTACCGGCGAATATGACGACGGCCGCCTCGGCGAGATCTTCGTCGACATGCACAAGGAAGGCGCGGCTCTGCGCTCCTTCATCAACAACTTCGCCATTGCAGTTTCATTGGGCCTGCAATACGGCGTGCCGCTGGACGAGTATGTCGATGCGTTCACCTTCACCCGCTTCGAGCCCGCCGGCCCGGTGCAGGGCAACGACTCCATCAAATACGCGACCTCGATCCTCGACTACGTGTTCCGCGAACTCGCGGTGAGCTACCTGTCGCGCTACGACCTCGCCCATGTCGATCCGAGCGAGACGCAGTTCGACGCGCTCGGCAAGGGCGTGTCAGAGGGCAAGGCGCAGAGCGGCCCGAGCAAGTATCTCTCCAAGGGCCTCACCCGCTCCCGTTCCGACAACCTCGTTGTCATGCAGGGCGGCGCGAGCGCGGCCGTCACCGCGCATAATGACTCCGCCCCGGTCGGCGGATCGCGCGTCACCGCGATGGCCTCAGGTGCGGAAAGCGCCGCCGCGCTGAAGACGGCGGAGCCGGAGCGCGCATTGTCGCCGACAGAAAAGCTCGAGCAGCAGAACTGGAGCAAGGCAGGCACCGCGCAGGCCGCAGCCGCCCCCGCCACGTTGTCAAAAGCCGAGCGCCGCGCGGAAGCGAAAGCCCGCGGCTACGAAGGCGACATGTGCTCGGAGTGCTCCAACTTCACGCTGGTGCGCAACGGCACCTGCATGAAGTGCGATACGTGCGGAAGCACGACGGGGTGTTCGTGA